Proteins encoded in a region of the Lepeophtheirus salmonis chromosome 6, UVic_Lsal_1.4, whole genome shotgun sequence genome:
- the LOC139905711 gene encoding zinc finger BED domain-containing protein 5-like — protein sequence MFSSTSEQSTDGLRASCNIFLMIARSGKPHTIGEEFILPAVREVLHTVVHKSPDQIMKSISLSSNSVQRRIDEMAENVEDKLCNILAATEFSLQLDESTLPGNESLLLCSFRQR from the coding sequence atgttttcgaGCACTTCAGAACAATCCACTGACGGTTTGCGTGCTTCATGcaacatatttttgatgattgcTAGATCTGGTAAGCCTCACACAATTGGGGAGGAGTTTATTCTGCCTGCAGTAAGAGAGGTTCTGCACACTGTTGTACATAAGTCACCGGACCAAATTATGAAATCTATATCTCTCAGTAGTAATTCAGTTCAAAGAAGAATAGATGAAATGGCTGAAAACGTAGAAGATAAATTGTGCAACATTCTTGCCGCAACCGAATTTAGTTTGCAATTAGATGAGTCCACTTTACCAGGAAATGAATCCTTGCTTCTTTGTTCGTTTCgtcaaagatga